The nucleotide window CTTTTATAAGGAATAGAAAATGGGGAGGTGAGTGGGAAACTGCATCGGCAGGCATATTGCCTATAATACAGAACGGGAGTGGAGAATTTGAAGAAGTACATAAAGAGCTTGGCAGCGGCAGCAGTCATTTTAGCGGTCCTGGTTTTCGGACAGCCTGAAACAAAGGCTGCTGGAATCAAAATGGGATCGGCAGGATCAGAGGTTACATATGTTCAATCCGTTTTAAAGAAGCTAGGATATTTTAATGACCAAACAACCGGTTATTTTGGTCCCATTACTACTGAAGCAGTCAAGGCGTTTCAGAGGGATTTTGGGCTGGAAGCAACCGGAGGGATGGGACCGCGGACAACCCAATTGATCAATGATATTGATATGATGGCACATGTCGTGAACGGTGAGTCAAGAGGAGAGAGCTACCAGGGGCAGGTAGCAGTTGCAGCAGTCATTTTAAACAGGGTGGAATCGAAGGATTTCCCGAATACAGTTTATGACGTCATCTTCCAGAGGAATGCGTTTACCGCAGTGTATGATGGACAGTATCAGCTTCAGCCGAATTACATAGCTTACCATGCCGTAAAGGACGCATTGCTTGGCTGGGACCCTTCCTATGGCTCTGTATATTACTACAATCCAAGCTTGGCCACAGATCAATGGATTTTTACAAGAACAGTCACAAAACAGATTGGCAATCACAACTTCGCATACTGAACTGAAAGCACCGGTTTATTGAAAAACCGGTGCTTTTATGCATCTAGCGGTAAAAAAAGGCACAAACTAGCTTCTGAGAAACTATGTTAGGAATGGACAGCAAATCGTGCTGTTCTAGTATCAAACTAGGAGGTACCGCCATGACCAAAAAGGAAGTTCAGTTCAAACAAAGCTATGAATCAGACGGGAAAATGGAAAAAAAGAAAAATGAAGCAAAGAAAAATGACAAGAGTGCCAACTTCTTTAACGTAACACCAGACAGCGAATAGAAGTCAAAAGGAGCAGTGAGATGGAAGAAGAACAGATCGAAACCGCTACAGAAGAAGATTTGCATGTAATTGGCGAAATGTTTGCCGATTGCAAGGAATATCTTGAATCAAGAGGCATTTTGCAATGGGATGAGAAATACCCAAACCATGAGTATTTTGAGAATGCGATGGAGGGGGAAGAGCTGTTCGTTATGAAAAAAGGGGAGGCCACCATTGGAGTGATGGTGCTCGACGAGTGGCAGGCTCCTGAATGGGAGAACGCCGACTGGACAGATACAGATGGGAAGCCTCTTGTTATACATTCGTTTTGTATCGACCCTGCCGCACAGGGCGGAGGATTTGGAAGCAGGATGCTCCAATTTGCCGAGGATTTTGCCAGAGACCATGGATATGCTGCACTCCGGCTGGATACGTACTCCGGTAACAAGGGGGCAATCGGATTTTATGATAAAAGAAACTATAAGCAGACTGGTACCGTCAAGATGGAAGGCAAGCCGGAGGGGCATGAACTATATGTTTGTTTTGAAAAGCTGTTTTGATAATAATAGAAACCCTGCCTTGGGAAAAAAGAAGCCTGGGTTTCTTTCTTTTTTATAATTTTACCATGACCTCAGTGCCATCATGCAACCTTGCATCAACTAGCAAAGTTCCTTTATGCTTGCCCAGTTCGCGGATAAGTTCATTCATCAGCTGTCTGTTTAGTAAAGTAGTGAATAGTACGGCGGGAACTTGGTTATGTTGAAGATCCTGATTTGCCCATTTATGCATCTGGCTTTGGAATCTTTTAGATGCAAGAATCGAACTGGCAGCTTTTAAGATTGTGTACGGGACAGGGAGGGAAAATGCGATTTTATCTGTTTTGATTTTGATTTTCATCATATGTTTTACTCAATGACGACTTTAACTGTATCGCCATTTGCCGATTGGATGTCGACGATGTTCCCATCCAGTTCATTTTCAATGGCATCGATCAGCATATTGATGTCAAGGTCTTTCACGTATTGCTGGGATTGAGGGATTCCCGCAGCGATGCTGTACCCGGTTTTGAGAAGCGCCTTTACCAACTTGATCGGTACATTGACGTTCACATTGTCATTCTCCTTGGACACAATACGGATTTTTAGCGTTTTGTCTAAGTATTTACTTTGTTTCTGAGGTAAGACAGAAGTTTCCTTCTCCTTTAGTACGGCAATCAGCTGGGCACCTTTTTCTGAATCAATTTTTCCATCTTGGACCATCGTTAAAATTTTTGAAATTTCTTCACTCATCAAAAATTCCCCCTATTCACCTTTTAAAAGTTTGATTGCATCCTCAGGTGAAATTTCACCCTTCTCCAGCATTGCTACAATTTTCTTTTCATCCAGCTCATTTTTCTTTTGCGTGTCATGTCCAAGGGCAGTGATAATATCGTTAAGCTTTCCCCGGACAGTCGGATAAGAGATTCCAAGTTCTTTTTCCACTTCTTTAATATTTCCGCGGGATACAAGGAAGATCTCGATGAACTGAAGCTGTTCCTTTGTTAAAGAAGCAAGCTTCGAAAGTTCGAATTCATTTTCAATCGTCGTATCACAATGATTGCATTGCAGCTTGGTAATTTTAAGAGTTTGGCTGCAAACCGGACAATTTGTTAAGACAGGATATGCCATGACTGCCTCCTTCCATCGGTATTTAAGTATATTTTATGTATTGAAATTAAAAATGTAAATATTTATTTAAAAAATAATTAAATATTTTAAGTTAAAAATTAAAAATTTAAAGAAAAACAAAAAACCCATCCATGTAGGACAGGTTTTTTAGGTTAGTTTCGCGGATCTATATAATCTGGATAATCAGTAATAATGCCATCTACCTTCATATCAATCAGGAACTGTGCCGCTTCAGGGCTTCGTACCGTCCAGGATTGAATTTCCATCCCGAGACTATGCACCTTTTCGACAAGCTCTTTAGAAACCAGGCCATAGCTTGGATTGAAGAAATCAGCGTAAGTTGCGAATTCCTCAAGGGCAGCGTCAGTTGCATGAAGTTTTGAAGAGGTTAAGACACCAATCGGAACTTTTGGAAGCAGTGCGTCCATCTTTTTCATTGATTCAAAGTTGAAGGATTGGACAATGATTTTGTCATTCTGCGGCTTGTCCAAATTTCTTTCCTTCAATTCCTGTGCTACAGCCTCTTCGATTTCCGGATATAGCTCAGGTGACTTCAACTCTATCAAAATACCGATTTTCCCATGATAGCGGTCAAGCACTTCTTCAAAGGTAGGGATTTTTTCACCGGCGAATTGCTCGCCTTTGAAGCTTCCTGCATCAAGGCTGCGCAGCTCTTCTAAAGTTAGTTGACCAACTTTCCCAGAACCATCTGTTGTCCGATCAACAGTGGTGTCGTGGATCACGACCAATTCCCCATCCTTACTGCGCTGGACATCAAGCTCGATGTAATCTGCTTTCATTTCAAGCCCTTTGTCAAATGCAGCGATTGTATTCTCGGGGGCATAACCTGCAGCCCCGCGGTGGGCGACAGTATCAAACTGTCTGAGCTCTCCTGTGGTAGGTTCCGCAGCAAAGGCCTGTTGAAAAGGACTCAGCATGAGGGTTAAGGCAAATCCGGTTCCGATTAATGTTTTCTTCATTTCTCCATCTCCTCAGCATGTTTTATGTAACAATGTCAGATTAACGGAGAAGTATTAAGACCCTATTTCAAGACTGTTTAAAGAGAGTAATGGAATTATGAAAATTTTTAGGAACATTTTCTCAGGTTTGTTTACAATCGTTATTTGCAGAAGGATTAAACATATCTTTTATAGGAATAGGAGATGTGCAACAGCCAATATTCACTTTAAATGTGAATATTGGCTGTTCGCTTTAATTATATTTGCTTGATATTTCTATAAGCTTATCCTTATATTTTGTGATGTCAGAAACTTTATCAATATTAACAGTAGTTCTTTCATCATCATTGAATTGAATATATTTGTTAGCAGAATTAAATCCCAGCCTACATACCCATTTTCTTATACTGTTATCCAGTAAAATATTAAAATAGCTCAGATTATCTCTATATGATATCCTTTCTTCAGCTATTGTATCTTTAATTAGTATCTTTACAATAGCAAAACCTTCAATTTCTTCTTCAGTAGTGGCTACTTGGGGCTCATCCTTAATTTTTATCGTTTCAGAGGTCGCTGATGCTTCCTTTTGAGCATCCACTTCTGAATTAGTCGTTTTTAATGCTGCATTCAGCTTGTCGTTAACAAGTTCATTTATAAATTGTTTAAATGCCTTTTTAATGATTGGTTCAAATTTCTCAAGAGTATTTTTGGTTTTAACCCCCTCATAAATTTGACTGATCATAAATTTAACAAATTCTTCAGTTGGAGTTTCTACTTGGTCGTTTAAGTAACCTTTAAGTTTATTGAGATATTTTAATTCAGAAGCTGTTGTAAAAATATTTTCTAGGTCAAAGCTGTTTTTCTTAAATTTAGCTAATTCTATAAGTGCACTATCTTTTAAATCCAAAATATTGAATTCGAAAAATGGGGAAGTGTCCATTTTATTCTGTTCTTCTAAATCTGTATAGAATCTATAAATAATTCCATTTGTTAAAATAGCAAATTTTGCAGAAGTAGTACCGAAATACCTAAATAATTGAGAATCGTGTTTTTGGAGTTTTTCATTTATCGACTTGGCTTCTATTAAAATTACAGGCTTGCCTTCATTCATGATGGCATAATCCACTTTTTCCCCTTTTTTTATTCCTACGTCCGCAACGAACTCAGGCGTAAATTCTTCTGGATTAAAGATATCGTACCCTAATATTTGAAAAAAGGGCATGATAATTGAAGTTTTAGTAGCTTCTTCAGTTACTACAGTGGTTTGTAATTTTGTTACCCGATTAGATAGAGTCTTAATTTGTTCAATGAAATTATCCATACATTATCCTCCTTAATATAATAAAGAAAGCGCTTACTTAATATTTTAATGTTATCATATATTTTTGTAAAATACTGTGAATTTATTGTAGCCTACACTTATATAAATATTTAAGATTCCGTTAAAGTCTTAATATTCTGGTAGAATAATATAAAAGTGTTTGTTAAAATCGAAAATTCCTAAAGAAGGTAGTGACCATTCATGAAAATTTTAATCTCGGGCTTTGAGCCTTTTGGAAAGATGAATATCAATCCTACTGAAAAATTACTTTCGGAAGCTGAGAAGTTTTCGATAGGGAATGTGGAAATCGAAACGATTTTGCTGCCGGTCAATTATGACGAGTGTGCGGAAGAACTGATCAATAAAATTGAAGAAATCCAGCCGGATGTAGTAATTTCCTGCGGACTGGCTGCAGGCAGGACGGCAATAACTCCTGAGCGGATTGGAATCAATATTAAGGATACCGGTTCAGGAGATCCTTATCCGGATAATAGAGGCAATATCCCAACGGACGAGGCGATTGATGAGCAAGGGCCGGATGGCTTATTCTCTACATTGCCTAACCGTTTAATCGAAAAGAACCTGAAGGAGCTGCATATCCCGGCGTCAATTTCAAACAGTGCGGGTACATTCATCTGCAATAACACATTGTATGCGGTTTTGAACCATATCCGTAAAAATAACCTGGCTATCAAGGCAGGTTTTATCCATTTTCCTGCATCGACAGAAATGTCTGCCCGCAATCCTTCTTTGCCCTCCTTGCCCCAGGAAGTGATGACTCAGGCATTGAAGGTGATTATCGATACATGTGCTTCATCATAACAAATCATGAATTTTAAGGAGGAAAAGATGCGTTTTGAGATCTCGCCGCTGGGTGACTCGGCGGTCCGTATTTCTTTTGGAGATACAATAGATGAAAAGATAAACAAAGAGATAACTGTTTTTTTAAACAAGCTGGAACAGGCGAGGGTCAAGGGCATTATTGAATGCGTTCCTGCCTACACGACATTAACGATTTATTATGAACCCGATGTCATTCCCTACGAGACTCTAATCAATCAACTTAAAACCCTCAATCATATTCCGGGAACATCCCGGCAAAACAAGCAGCTGGTCTATGAAATACCGGTCTTTTACGGGGGAGAATATGGTGAGGATTTAGGATATGTCGCAGAGTATCATGGTTTAGGGGAGCAGGAAGTCATCGATCTTCATGCTAATAGAGAATATCTCATCTATATGATGGGGTTCATGCCTGGGTTCCCTTATCTTGGAGGGCTTCCGGAAAACCTGGCTGTCCCGAGACTGGAAAAGCCGAGGCAAAGTGTGAAACCGGGAGCTGTCGGAATTGGCGGGAACCAGACGGGGATTTACCCTGCAAACGTTCCTTCCGGTTGGAGGATTATCGGCACAACACCTGTTAATTTATTTTCGCCGAAAAAGAAAGAGCCGTTCTTGTTGAGTTCAGGACATTACATAAAATTTGTGCCAATTAATGTGGAGCAATTTATAAGTATAAAAAGAATGGGTGACGGCTACCGGGTCAAGACGTATGAAAAGAGGTGAGGAAAGTGGTATCGGTTGACCTTAATTGTGACTTAGGGGAAAGCTACGGTGTATTTAAAATTGGCAATGACAGCGAAGTGCTGAAGCATATCACTTCGGCGAACATCGCCTGCGGCTACCATGCAGGAGACCATAATGTCATGATGGATACGGTAAAAATGGCAAAAGCACACGGAGTGAAAATCGGTGCCCATCCTGGCTTTCCGGACCTGCATGGGTTCGGCCGAAGAGAAATCAAGATGAGCGCCAGGGAAATATACAATCTGACCATCTATCAAATTGGCGCGCTCACAGCCGCTGCAAAGGCTTGCGATACAAGCATCGTCCATGTGAAACCGCATGGAGCCCTTTACAATCTGGCTGCAAAGGATCTTGCAGCTGCCGAAGCGATTGCCCGTGCTGTGGCAGATGTTGATTCCAATTTGGTATTATTCGGTCTTGCCGGGAGCTTCCTTGTTAAGGCGGGCAAGGAGACAGGACTGCAGGTGGCCCAAGAGGTGTTTGCGGACCGTACATATCAGCCTGATGGGAAGTTGACACCGCGTTCGCAGGCTAATGCCATGATTGATGACGCTAGGCTGGTGATGGAAAGGGTCATTCGAATGGTGAAGGAAGGTAAAGTCGCGGCAGTTGATGGTTCAGACATTGACATCCAGGCCGACACCATCTGCATCCATGGAGACGAGCCGCAGGCCCTTGACTTTGCAGTGAAATTGAGAGAAACATTGTTATCCGAAGGCATCGAAGTCGGCAGGAGCTGGGATGCAAAATGACAGTACCTCTTTTTAAAATAATCAAACCAGGTTTGCAGACAACAGTCCAGGACCTGGGAAGGACAGGTTATCAACAATATGGCATCAGTCCATCAGGAGCGATGGACACTTACTCTTTAAGAATGGCCAATTTGCTTGTCGGGAACCCGCCAGGTGAGGCAGGGCTGGAGGCAACGATGCTCGGTCCCGGTCTTGAAGCTCTGGGTGATGTGTCGATCGCCATTTGTGGCGGTGACTTGCAGCCTAAGGTGGAAAACAAAGAAGTACCGATGTGGAAAAATTTCGTTCTTAAAAAAGGAGAAACGTTGACATTTGGAAATGTGAAGAGCGGTGCGAGGGCATATATTGGTGTAGCTGGAGGAATAGATGTACCGCTCGTGCTGGGCAGCAAGTCAACTTTTATCAATGGCCGGCTCGGCGGATTTCAAGGCCGCGCCCTGGAAGCAGGAGATCTATTATATGGAACTCCATTTGTCAGGCGAAATCGGTTTTTACATAAAGATTTAATTCCTTCATATCGAAAACAACTGGAAATACGAGTGATTCTTGGGCCCCATCTTGATAAATTTCCTCAAAAAACCCTGAATCAATTTTTAGACAGCGAGTATACAATTTCAAGCCAATCCAATAGGATGGGATACCGGCTTGAGGGGGCGAGGCTGGAGACAATGGCCGGCTCCGATATTATTTCCGATGCCATCCCGCTCGGAGGCATACAGGTGCCGTCTAACGGACAGCCAATTATCCTTCTATCAGAACGGCAGACGACCGGGGGCTATGCCCGGATTGCCACTGTTATTTCTGTTGATATTCCGCTTCTCGCCCAGTCATTGCCGAGGACAAAAATCCGCTTCAAAGAAATCACGATTGAAGAAGCGCAAAAAGAATACCAGAAGCAGAAAAGACTGTTTAAGTTTTTATTTACTAATTGAATATCCAATCGCATGACCTTGCTCCTTTTGGACGCAGGTCTTTTTTAGTATAAAAAAATTCTCCACCGGAAATAACTGATAAAATCAGGATTCACGGGGAGAGAAGCAATATGTATCTATTATTGGTCATAGCAGTCTGGATTTTTTTCGCTTATAAATTTATTGATTGGTCCCAATGGAAGAAGCAGTATTCGACCATTCTTTTTTTCATGATGATCAATCTGCTCTACAATACACTTTATTATAATCACACTTTATGGGCTTTCCGCGGAATCACCGCTGAGTGGCTGAACCATTCGATTATCAATATGGCTTTCACGTTTTTCATCTGTCCGGTCGGATTGATGATCTATCTTCAGAGATTTCCGTCAACAAGAAGAAACCAGTTCATCTATTTGGGAACCTGGGTGGTCTTTTACTCCATTATAGAAGCATTATTCGCCCATAAAGGGATGTTCGTGTACGACAATGGCTGGAACAGCTGGCATAATATTTGGCTCAACCTGATTTTATTTGTTTTCATATGGGTTCATTACCGAAAACCAGTAATCGCATGGATTCTTTCCATACCAATTGCCGTGATCTTCTACTTATTATTTCCGTTCCCGCTGGACAGCCTAAAGTAAAAGAGGTGGATGAGTTTGTTGATCCAGAATGTATTGTCTGTACCGGTATTTCTCCTTTTACTCTTTTTGACCTATATCTCCATGTGGATTTATATCCGCAGGCATGAGGTCAGGAATGGGGATAGGGAATAAACAGCATGAATAAAGTGATTGCCCAAAGCCCGCAAAAAGGAAATCAGGTAGACAAAAACACGGTGGAAAGGATCCACCGTGTTTTTAGATTCCAATTTCTTCTGTCGTTTCAACAAATTGTTCCTTAGGTTTCTTTTTCTTAACGAAAATCAAGGTATAGGCAAGCATGAGCCCAACGAGAAAGATAACCGAGAATCCGTATATGAAGTGGTAGCTCGTGTAGGAAGCAAGCAGGCCAAGCCCGGCCGACCCGAGAGCCATTCCCAGATCCATCGAGGAAAAGTACATCGCATTTGCGGTGCCCTGTTTCTCCTTTGTTACTGCGCTTACCGCAATTGCCTGAAGTGTAGGTGCTACCGTCCCGTATGCAGTACCGTAAAAAACGGCCGCGACTAAAAAGGTAAAAGTATTTTGAGTGACCGCTAAAAGTGTCAATCCGATGATCCCTGAAGCGACTGCAGGGAAGATGATGAATTTATGCCCGTATTTATCGTACATTCTTCCTGATACCGGCCTGATGATAACCATCACAATCGTCAGGACAAGGAAGAACAGGGAGATGGTTGCCCCGAGGTTAGCCTCTTTTCCTAATTCCCGCAGGAAGCTTACGACTCCGCCAAGCGTAATCGAGAAGAAAGCTGTCAGGATCGCCGGCGTAAAGGCGTCTTTGTCAAAGGCATGCTCACGGAAATTGATTTTCTGTGGCTTAGCTGGTACAGGTTTTCGAGGGCTTTTTACAAAGATATTCAAGAACATGATCAGCAGTGTCAATCCGACTGAAATCGCAATCAGCATATTAAAAGAAAATACCTGGAGAAGGGCAAGTGCCAACATAGGCCCAAGGCTTGTCCCTACACTTGTTGCCATCCCGTAATAGCCGATTCCTTCACCGAGCCGGTGGGCAGGGATGATATTGGTTGCCATAGTCGAAAAGATCGTCGTAATGATCCCAAAACCAACTCCATGGAAAACTCTTAAAAGAAGCAATAATGCGACTGAATCCTGGCCGAAGCTCAGGGCAACAGTAACGGCTGTCAGCCCGAGAGAAATAAGGCTCAACTTCTTATAATCCATCTTCTGCATCAAGGAAGCGACAAAAAAACGGGTGACGATGGCGGCGACCATGAATACCGTTGTCATCAAACCACCCTGCGCCGGATTGTTTTTAATGTCGGTAATGAAAGCAGGGAAGCCCGCAGTCAAAAGCTGCAGGCATATAAAAAATAAAAAAGCCATCAAAAGAATGGCCATAAACTGTGCTGTCCACAACTTGGATGTAGTGTTCATCATATTCCTTCTTTCTGATTGTTTTCCTCCAGAAGTCCCGCAATATTGTCTTCCAGTTCGGATAAAACTTCCTTGAAAATATCAAGATTGGCTGCATCAATACCATGGGTGATTTTCACGTAGATTTCCTCAATATAAGGAGTCACTTCCTCCACAAGCTTTGTGCCCTTTGGAGTGATTTCCACCAGAAACGAACGCCGGTCCTGGGGATTAGGGACCCTTTCAACATTTTCCTGTTTTACAAGGAGATCAAGGATTTTCGTCAGGGTTGCCTGGTCCTTGTCTGACCTGATCGATAATTCTTTTTGTGAAATCTTATCAGACTCATTCAGTGTGCGCAGGACACTCCACTGTTCAGTCGTAATATGGTAAGCCTTCAGATGATGATTGATGATTCGTGTCAGCTTCTTGCTTAACCGAACCGAAGCTGAGCCGATTGCTTTATCCAAAGTCATGTTCATGAGCGTGACCTCCTCAATTACCTTATATCATTTTAGCACGATAAATATTTTGTGTAAATATAATTTGTATACAAACTATATTTGTGTAAAAAAAACCTGGCAATTAAGCCAGGTGCCTTGATTCAATCAATAACTCTTGCCACATCATTGCCGCAGTTTTTGCATTTTCCTTCGAGTATAACTGTATTGTTGAAATCCTTGATCACATATTTCTCGATTTGAACAGGACCCCGGCAATTTCCGCAAAAAACATTCCTGACAAGCATCTGCCGGCTTTCCTGAGGGATAGCCAGCCATTTTTTATTGGCTGAAAAAGAGAGTGTCCCGTTTGTTGGCTGTGGACTGCTGGCATCTCCTTTAACCAGTCCCTGGATCACCTCCTGGATTCTTTCAGGTACCGGTTTATAGGTCTCCAGCTCCAGCCATTCAATCAGAATTTCGATCAATTCCTTGTCCTTTCTCTCCAAAATGAGATCGAGTAGGTCCATCTTCAGTTCTGGATCCTGATTGAGGATGACCTGAACATACTCATATTTTCCGTACTCAGCAGCGAGGGCAAGATCCGTATAAAGAACTTCCGTAAGTTCATCCTTAATAAGGCCCCAGCCTTTGTCTGTGTAAATAAGAAGGGAGAGCTTTTCATCAGCTGAAAGGTAGCCGTTTGACATCACCCATTCTACCTTTTCCATGATCTGCTTTTGTTTTATGTCTGCAAAGGCTCCGTAAAAAGTCGAGAGATGGAGGTCTGCTGTATAGATCCTTCTATCTTTTGATCCTGCGAGGATCTTGCCCAGCAGGCCTTTCCCTCCGTACATAATAATTTCGTTTGCAGCGAGCAAAATAATCTTCAGTTCG belongs to Mesobacillus sp. AQ2 and includes:
- a CDS encoding MarR family transcriptional regulator — translated: MNMTLDKAIGSASVRLSKKLTRIINHHLKAYHITTEQWSVLRTLNESDKISQKELSIRSDKDQATLTKILDLLVKQENVERVPNPQDRRSFLVEITPKGTKLVEEVTPYIEEIYVKITHGIDAANLDIFKEVLSELEDNIAGLLEENNQKEGI
- a CDS encoding 5-oxoprolinase subunit PxpA yields the protein MVSVDLNCDLGESYGVFKIGNDSEVLKHITSANIACGYHAGDHNVMMDTVKMAKAHGVKIGAHPGFPDLHGFGRREIKMSAREIYNLTIYQIGALTAAAKACDTSIVHVKPHGALYNLAAKDLAAAEAIARAVADVDSNLVLFGLAGSFLVKAGKETGLQVAQEVFADRTYQPDGKLTPRSQANAMIDDARLVMERVIRMVKEGKVAAVDGSDIDIQADTICIHGDEPQALDFAVKLRETLLSEGIEVGRSWDAK
- a CDS encoding type I restriction endonuclease produces the protein MDNFIEQIKTLSNRVTKLQTTVVTEEATKTSIIMPFFQILGYDIFNPEEFTPEFVADVGIKKGEKVDYAIMNEGKPVILIEAKSINEKLQKHDSQLFRYFGTTSAKFAILTNGIIYRFYTDLEEQNKMDTSPFFEFNILDLKDSALIELAKFKKNSFDLENIFTTASELKYLNKLKGYLNDQVETPTEEFVKFMISQIYEGVKTKNTLEKFEPIIKKAFKQFINELVNDKLNAALKTTNSEVDAQKEASATSETIKIKDEPQVATTEEEIEGFAIVKILIKDTIAEERISYRDNLSYFNILLDNSIRKWVCRLGFNSANKYIQFNDDERTTVNIDKVSDITKYKDKLIEISSKYN
- a CDS encoding CBO0543 family protein; the encoded protein is MYLLLVIAVWIFFAYKFIDWSQWKKQYSTILFFMMINLLYNTLYYNHTLWAFRGITAEWLNHSIINMAFTFFICPVGLMIYLQRFPSTRRNQFIYLGTWVVFYSIIEALFAHKGMFVYDNGWNSWHNIWLNLILFVFIWVHYRKPVIAWILSIPIAVIFYLLFPFPLDSLK
- the pxpB gene encoding 5-oxoprolinase subunit PxpB, whose product is MRFEISPLGDSAVRISFGDTIDEKINKEITVFLNKLEQARVKGIIECVPAYTTLTIYYEPDVIPYETLINQLKTLNHIPGTSRQNKQLVYEIPVFYGGEYGEDLGYVAEYHGLGEQEVIDLHANREYLIYMMGFMPGFPYLGGLPENLAVPRLEKPRQSVKPGAVGIGGNQTGIYPANVPSGWRIIGTTPVNLFSPKKKEPFLLSSGHYIKFVPINVEQFISIKRMGDGYRVKTYEKR
- a CDS encoding cell wall hydrolase, with protein sequence MKKYIKSLAAAAVILAVLVFGQPETKAAGIKMGSAGSEVTYVQSVLKKLGYFNDQTTGYFGPITTEAVKAFQRDFGLEATGGMGPRTTQLINDIDMMAHVVNGESRGESYQGQVAVAAVILNRVESKDFPNTVYDVIFQRNAFTAVYDGQYQLQPNYIAYHAVKDALLGWDPSYGSVYYYNPSLATDQWIFTRTVTKQIGNHNFAY
- a CDS encoding GNAT family N-acetyltransferase, translating into MEEEQIETATEEDLHVIGEMFADCKEYLESRGILQWDEKYPNHEYFENAMEGEELFVMKKGEATIGVMVLDEWQAPEWENADWTDTDGKPLVIHSFCIDPAAQGGGFGSRMLQFAEDFARDHGYAALRLDTYSGNKGAIGFYDKRNYKQTGTVKMEGKPEGHELYVCFEKLF
- a CDS encoding DUF2089 domain-containing protein, with the translated sequence MAYPVLTNCPVCSQTLKITKLQCNHCDTTIENEFELSKLASLTKEQLQFIEIFLVSRGNIKEVEKELGISYPTVRGKLNDIITALGHDTQKKNELDEKKIVAMLEKGEISPEDAIKLLKGE
- a CDS encoding biotin-dependent carboxyltransferase family protein; this translates as MTVPLFKIIKPGLQTTVQDLGRTGYQQYGISPSGAMDTYSLRMANLLVGNPPGEAGLEATMLGPGLEALGDVSIAICGGDLQPKVENKEVPMWKNFVLKKGETLTFGNVKSGARAYIGVAGGIDVPLVLGSKSTFINGRLGGFQGRALEAGDLLYGTPFVRRNRFLHKDLIPSYRKQLEIRVILGPHLDKFPQKTLNQFLDSEYTISSQSNRMGYRLEGARLETMAGSDIISDAIPLGGIQVPSNGQPIILLSERQTTGGYARIATVISVDIPLLAQSLPRTKIRFKEITIEEAQKEYQKQKRLFKFLFTN
- a CDS encoding glycerophosphodiester phosphodiesterase family protein, translated to MKKTLIGTGFALTLMLSPFQQAFAAEPTTGELRQFDTVAHRGAAGYAPENTIAAFDKGLEMKADYIELDVQRSKDGELVVIHDTTVDRTTDGSGKVGQLTLEELRSLDAGSFKGEQFAGEKIPTFEEVLDRYHGKIGILIELKSPELYPEIEEAVAQELKERNLDKPQNDKIIVQSFNFESMKKMDALLPKVPIGVLTSSKLHATDAALEEFATYADFFNPSYGLVSKELVEKVHSLGMEIQSWTVRSPEAAQFLIDMKVDGIITDYPDYIDPRN
- a CDS encoding pyroglutamyl-peptidase I gives rise to the protein MKILISGFEPFGKMNINPTEKLLSEAEKFSIGNVEIETILLPVNYDECAEELINKIEEIQPDVVISCGLAAGRTAITPERIGINIKDTGSGDPYPDNRGNIPTDEAIDEQGPDGLFSTLPNRLIEKNLKELHIPASISNSAGTFICNNTLYAVLNHIRKNNLAIKAGFIHFPASTEMSARNPSLPSLPQEVMTQALKVIIDTCASS
- a CDS encoding RQC-minor-1 family DNA-binding protein, translated to MNTTNPVSQDELKIILLAANEIIMYGGKGLLGKILAGSKDRRIYTADLHLSTFYGAFADIKQKQIMEKVEWVMSNGYLSADEKLSLLIYTDKGWGLIKDELTEVLYTDLALAAEYGKYEYVQVILNQDPELKMDLLDLILERKDKELIEILIEWLELETYKPVPERIQEVIQGLVKGDASSPQPTNGTLSFSANKKWLAIPQESRQMLVRNVFCGNCRGPVQIEKYVIKDFNNTVILEGKCKNCGNDVARVID
- a CDS encoding MFS transporter; translation: MMNTTSKLWTAQFMAILLMAFLFFICLQLLTAGFPAFITDIKNNPAQGGLMTTVFMVAAIVTRFFVASLMQKMDYKKLSLISLGLTAVTVALSFGQDSVALLLLLRVFHGVGFGIITTIFSTMATNIIPAHRLGEGIGYYGMATSVGTSLGPMLALALLQVFSFNMLIAISVGLTLLIMFLNIFVKSPRKPVPAKPQKINFREHAFDKDAFTPAILTAFFSITLGGVVSFLRELGKEANLGATISLFFLVLTIVMVIIRPVSGRMYDKYGHKFIIFPAVASGIIGLTLLAVTQNTFTFLVAAVFYGTAYGTVAPTLQAIAVSAVTKEKQGTANAMYFSSMDLGMALGSAGLGLLASYTSYHFIYGFSVIFLVGLMLAYTLIFVKKKKPKEQFVETTEEIGI